In one Streptomyces sp. T12 genomic region, the following are encoded:
- a CDS encoding enoyl-CoA hydratase/isomerase family protein, which translates to MTVNLEVAEGVGVLRLDRPPMNALDVATQDRLKEIAEEAGRRDDVRAVVIYGGEKVFAAGADIKEMQAMDHAAMVLRARALQESFTAVARIPKPVVAAVTGYALGGGCELALCADYRIAADNAKLGQPEILLGLIPGAGGTQRLARLIGPSKAKDLIFTGRMVKADEARELGLVDRVVAPDQVYAEAHAWAAKLAQGPAIALRAAKESIDTGLETDIETGLAVERGWFAGLFATEDRERGMRSFVEEGPGKAKFL; encoded by the coding sequence ATGACCGTGAATCTCGAAGTCGCCGAAGGCGTCGGCGTCCTGCGCCTCGACCGCCCGCCCATGAACGCGCTGGACGTCGCCACCCAGGACAGGCTCAAGGAGATCGCCGAGGAGGCGGGCCGTCGTGACGACGTACGGGCCGTGGTGATCTACGGCGGGGAGAAGGTGTTCGCGGCAGGCGCGGACATCAAGGAGATGCAGGCCATGGACCACGCGGCGATGGTCCTGCGCGCGCGGGCCCTGCAGGAGTCGTTCACGGCGGTGGCCCGGATCCCGAAGCCGGTGGTGGCGGCCGTGACGGGCTACGCGCTCGGCGGCGGCTGCGAGTTGGCGCTGTGCGCGGACTACCGCATCGCGGCGGACAACGCCAAGCTGGGCCAGCCGGAGATCCTGCTCGGCCTGATCCCGGGCGCGGGCGGCACCCAGCGGCTGGCCCGTCTGATCGGCCCGTCGAAGGCGAAGGACCTGATCTTCACGGGCCGCATGGTGAAGGCCGACGAGGCGCGGGAGCTGGGCCTGGTGGACCGCGTGGTGGCGCCGGACCAGGTCTACGCCGAAGCGCACGCCTGGGCGGCGAAGCTGGCGCAGGGCCCGGCGATCGCACTGCGTGCGGCGAAGGAGTCGATCGACACGGGCCTGGAGACGGACATCGAGACGGGCCTCGCGGTGGAACGGGGCTGGTTCGCGGGGCTGTTCGCGACGGAGGACCGGGAGCGGGGGATGCGGAGCTTCGTGGAGGAGGGGCCGGGCAAGGCGAAGTTCCTCTGA
- a CDS encoding ABC transporter ATP-binding protein, protein MASTPVVEVSDLRKSYGGRAVVDGVSFAVEEGEIFGILGPNGAGKTTTVECVEGLRVPDAGRVRVTGLDPVADHARVARVLGAQLQQSELQAKLTVREALELYAAFYPHPLDWRPLAERLGLTAKLTTRFGKLSGGQKQRLFIALALIGNPRIVVLDELTTGLDPRARRDTWELIEDVRANGVTVLLVTHFMEEAQRLCDRIAVIDKGRVAALDTPSGLIRRSAGATVISFTPSAPLDEGDLNALPALASVAHKDGRLTLSGTDETVNAVITLLARRHVTAHQLRVIDATLDDAFLDLTRSDTKEAAA, encoded by the coding sequence ATGGCATCCACACCTGTCGTCGAAGTCAGTGATCTACGCAAGTCCTACGGCGGCCGGGCCGTGGTCGACGGCGTCTCCTTCGCCGTCGAGGAGGGCGAGATCTTCGGGATCCTCGGCCCGAACGGCGCCGGCAAGACCACCACCGTCGAATGCGTCGAGGGCCTGCGCGTCCCCGACGCGGGCCGCGTCCGGGTGACCGGCCTCGACCCCGTCGCTGACCACGCGCGCGTGGCCCGCGTCCTTGGCGCCCAGCTGCAGCAGAGCGAGCTGCAGGCCAAGCTCACCGTCCGCGAGGCGCTGGAGCTGTACGCCGCCTTCTACCCGCACCCGCTGGACTGGCGGCCGCTCGCCGAACGCCTCGGCCTCACCGCCAAGCTCACCACCCGGTTCGGCAAGCTCTCCGGCGGCCAGAAGCAGCGCCTGTTCATCGCGCTCGCCCTGATCGGCAACCCCCGGATCGTCGTCCTGGACGAGCTGACCACCGGGCTCGACCCACGCGCCCGCCGGGACACCTGGGAGCTGATCGAGGACGTCCGCGCGAACGGCGTCACCGTCCTGCTCGTCACCCACTTCATGGAGGAGGCGCAGCGGCTGTGCGACCGGATCGCGGTGATCGACAAGGGGCGGGTGGCCGCCCTGGACACCCCGTCCGGCCTGATCCGCCGCTCGGCAGGGGCCACCGTCATCAGCTTCACGCCGTCCGCCCCGCTGGACGAGGGTGACCTGAACGCGCTGCCCGCGCTCGCGTCGGTCGCGCACAAGGACGGCCGCCTCACCCTGTCGGGCACCGACGAGACCGTGAACGCGGTGATCACGCTGCTTGCCCGCCGGCACGTCACCGCCCATCAACTCCGCGTCATCGACGCCACGTTGGACGACGCGTTCCTCGACCTCACCAGGTCCGACACGAAGGAGGCGGCGGCATGA
- a CDS encoding ABC transporter permease, whose amino-acid sequence MSTAVLNKAVLKAELRLFRREPGALFWILLFPTLLLVILGSIPSFRDPQADLGGLRTVDVYVPVAVLLGLIVGGLQAMPQTLTGHRERGILRRMSTTPVRPTALLSAQMLVFGGAALASALLALAVGRLAFDVRLPEQPFGYLLALVLAALVALALGAVISALSRTTKIAGAIGSAVFFPSMFCAGVWAPVQTMPDVLARIVGCTPFGAAAEALNRAAAGDWPGWTHLGVVAAWTVLLTAAASRWFRWE is encoded by the coding sequence ATGAGCACGGCCGTCCTGAACAAAGCCGTACTGAAGGCGGAGCTTCGCCTCTTCCGCCGCGAACCCGGCGCGCTCTTCTGGATCCTGCTGTTCCCGACCCTGCTGCTGGTGATCCTCGGTTCCATCCCGTCCTTCCGCGATCCCCAGGCCGACCTCGGCGGACTGCGGACCGTCGACGTCTACGTCCCCGTGGCCGTGCTGCTCGGCCTGATCGTGGGCGGACTCCAGGCCATGCCGCAGACCCTCACCGGCCACCGCGAGCGCGGCATCCTGCGCCGGATGTCCACGACCCCCGTGCGGCCGACCGCCCTGCTGTCCGCGCAGATGCTGGTGTTCGGCGGTGCCGCCCTGGCCTCGGCACTGCTGGCCCTCGCGGTCGGACGGCTCGCCTTCGACGTACGACTGCCCGAGCAGCCCTTCGGATACCTCCTCGCCCTGGTCCTGGCCGCCCTGGTCGCCCTCGCGCTCGGCGCGGTGATCTCCGCCCTGTCCCGGACGACGAAGATCGCCGGCGCCATCGGGTCCGCCGTGTTCTTCCCGTCGATGTTCTGCGCGGGCGTGTGGGCGCCGGTGCAGACGATGCCGGACGTCCTCGCCCGGATCGTCGGCTGCACGCCGTTCGGTGCGGCCGCCGAGGCGCTGAACAGGGCCGCGGCGGGGGACTGGCCGGGCTGGACGCACCTTGGTGTCGTCGCCGCCTGGACGGTGCTGCTCACGGCCGCCGCGTCGCGCTGGTTCCGCTGGGAGTGA
- a CDS encoding Ig-like domain-containing protein, with translation MRHVQGRARRAGAVLAAVLTWAGLLAGVTGCTSDGGGVDQMLGKPPAPEDVIRVMPDDRSKGVRPDDRLLVRVPDGHLESVKVVKSQDAQEFPVPGHISKDGLRWEPEDPGLALAAEYTIDAVAVDGQGRRSARHTTFTTYVPEERFIGYVTPENRSTVGTGMIVSLEFNREIENRAAVERAVQVTAEPAVEIRPHWFGRSRLDFRPEHYWKPGTQVTVALRLRDVEGAPGVYGLQYKTFSFTVGRHQVSLVDAAKHTMEVRRDGELLTTVPITAGAPKNTTYNGKMVVTEMLELTRMNGATVGFKKANGKSEYDIPDVPHAMRLTDSGTFLHGNYWADASLFGRSNVSHGCVGLRDVKGGGSETPAGWFFDRSLIGDVVEVVRSNDKKVAPDNGLGGWNMGWKEWKTGSAVK, from the coding sequence GTGAGGCATGTACAAGGGCGCGCGCGGCGCGCGGGGGCCGTGCTGGCCGCCGTACTGACATGGGCCGGCCTGCTGGCCGGGGTGACCGGCTGTACCTCGGACGGCGGCGGCGTCGACCAGATGCTGGGCAAACCGCCGGCGCCCGAGGACGTCATCCGGGTCATGCCCGACGACCGCAGCAAGGGCGTACGCCCCGACGACCGGCTGCTCGTCCGGGTGCCCGACGGGCACCTGGAGTCGGTGAAGGTCGTCAAGTCCCAGGACGCGCAGGAGTTCCCGGTACCCGGGCACATCTCCAAGGACGGCCTGCGCTGGGAGCCCGAGGACCCCGGGCTCGCGCTGGCCGCCGAGTACACGATCGACGCGGTGGCCGTCGACGGCCAGGGACGCCGCAGCGCACGGCACACGACCTTCACCACGTACGTCCCCGAAGAGCGGTTCATCGGATACGTCACCCCGGAGAACCGCTCCACCGTCGGCACCGGAATGATCGTCTCCCTGGAGTTCAACCGGGAGATCGAGAACCGGGCCGCCGTCGAACGCGCCGTCCAGGTCACCGCCGAGCCGGCCGTTGAGATCCGCCCGCACTGGTTCGGCAGGTCCCGCCTCGACTTCCGCCCCGAGCACTACTGGAAGCCCGGCACCCAGGTCACCGTCGCGCTGCGCCTGCGCGACGTCGAAGGCGCGCCCGGGGTGTACGGGCTGCAGTACAAGACGTTCTCCTTCACCGTCGGCCGCCACCAGGTCTCCCTCGTCGACGCCGCCAAGCACACCATGGAGGTACGGCGCGACGGCGAGCTGCTCACCACCGTGCCGATCACGGCCGGCGCACCCAAGAACACGACGTACAACGGCAAGATGGTGGTCACCGAGATGCTCGAGCTGACCCGGATGAACGGCGCGACGGTCGGCTTCAAGAAGGCCAACGGCAAGAGCGAGTACGACATCCCGGACGTCCCGCACGCCATGCGCCTCACCGACTCCGGCACCTTCCTGCACGGCAACTACTGGGCGGATGCCTCGCTCTTCGGACGGAGCAATGTCAGCCACGGGTGCGTGGGGCTCAGGGACGTCAAGGGCGGCGGCTCCGAGACGCCCGCGGGCTGGTTCTTCGACCGCAGCCTGATCGGGGACGTCGTCGAGGTGGTCCGCAGCAATGACAAAAAGGTCGCTCCCGACAATGGGCTCGGAGGATGGAATATGGGCTGGAAGGAGTGGAAGACGGGGAGTGCGGTGAAGTAA
- a CDS encoding sulfatase, which produces MPEISRRAFGGLVGGSAVTAVAGTATAGEAAAAVEATPAERPFKARPASASGERPNFLVILGDDLGWADLSSYGAPHIKTPNLDRLARQGVRFTDAYSGSATCSPTRFSLYTGRYPGRTKGGLAEPIANRTQGLDPNHPTLASLLKKAGYSTALIGKWHCGWLPDYSPTKSGWDEFFGNFGGVLEYFSKLGQLGTYDLYEGDAQYKDLRYYTTVLTERAVEYVSRDHDKPWLLNLNFTTPHWPWLAEGDEETGAGIAAKIRAAKSQAEVSKALNHYDGGSVEKYTEMVQSLDATLGEVLGALRRSGQEDDTVVVFASDNGGERWSYLWPLSGEKFVLQEGGIRVPTIVRWPSRIDGHQVSHEPLFTPDWTATLLELGGARPDPAYPLDGTSLAGYLLRGEALPERDLFWRVRAGRALRRGDWKYYRDADGTDHLYDLAADQREQADLAPDEPELLAELKTAWEKVAGTLLPYPD; this is translated from the coding sequence ATGCCCGAAATATCCCGCCGCGCCTTCGGTGGTCTCGTCGGTGGCAGTGCCGTGACCGCCGTCGCCGGTACGGCCACCGCAGGCGAAGCCGCCGCAGCCGTCGAAGCCACCCCCGCCGAGCGCCCGTTCAAGGCCCGGCCCGCATCCGCGTCCGGAGAGCGCCCCAACTTCCTGGTCATCCTGGGCGACGACCTCGGCTGGGCCGACCTGTCCTCGTACGGCGCCCCGCACATCAAGACCCCGAACCTGGACCGGCTGGCCCGGCAGGGGGTGCGGTTCACCGACGCGTACTCCGGCTCCGCTACCTGCTCGCCGACCCGGTTCAGCCTGTACACCGGGCGCTATCCGGGCCGTACGAAGGGCGGGCTCGCCGAGCCGATCGCCAACAGGACGCAGGGGCTGGACCCGAACCACCCCACACTGGCCTCCCTCCTGAAGAAGGCGGGCTACTCCACCGCGCTCATCGGCAAGTGGCACTGCGGCTGGCTGCCGGACTACAGCCCCACCAAGTCGGGCTGGGACGAGTTCTTCGGCAACTTCGGAGGCGTGCTGGAGTACTTCTCCAAGCTCGGCCAGCTGGGCACGTACGACCTCTACGAGGGCGACGCGCAGTACAAGGACCTGCGGTACTACACGACTGTGCTGACCGAGCGGGCCGTGGAGTACGTGAGCCGGGACCACGACAAGCCGTGGCTGCTGAACCTCAACTTCACCACCCCGCACTGGCCCTGGCTCGCGGAGGGCGACGAGGAGACCGGCGCCGGGATCGCCGCGAAGATCCGCGCCGCCAAGTCCCAGGCGGAGGTGAGCAAGGCGCTCAACCACTACGACGGCGGCTCGGTCGAGAAGTACACGGAGATGGTGCAGAGCCTCGACGCCACCCTCGGGGAGGTGCTCGGGGCGCTGCGCCGGTCCGGGCAGGAGGACGACACCGTCGTGGTGTTCGCCAGCGACAACGGCGGCGAGCGCTGGTCGTACCTGTGGCCGCTGAGCGGCGAGAAGTTCGTGCTCCAGGAGGGCGGCATCCGGGTGCCGACCATCGTGCGCTGGCCCTCCCGCATCGACGGCCACCAGGTCAGCCACGAGCCGCTGTTCACCCCCGACTGGACGGCGACCCTGCTGGAGCTGGGCGGCGCCCGGCCCGACCCGGCGTATCCGCTGGACGGCACCAGCCTCGCCGGGTACCTGCTGCGGGGCGAGGCGCTGCCGGAGCGGGACCTGTTCTGGCGGGTGCGGGCGGGCCGGGCTCTCAGGCGCGGCGACTGGAAGTACTACCGGGACGCCGACGGCACCGACCACCTCTACGACCTCGCCGCCGACCAGCGCGAGCAGGCCGATCTCGCGCCCGACGAGCCCGAGTTGCTCGCCGAGCTGAAGACAGCCTGGGAGAAGGTCGCCGGCACCCTGCTGCCGTACCCGGACTAG
- a CDS encoding sensor histidine kinase, translated as MTNTVPQEPRASFDSWGPYALLVAGVVAAAVSALPVGMGRSAMAASAVLVAAGALLQVWWGRVKRRQPGPSRTGVCFYFLRWALGFVLTWLNPFFAFYAVTGYYTAARELPSRLVMPGLLLTAITMAGSEVGGMPPHGLLLWTGFFLVLGLNMGLVSVFTRFALQEQERARVQAETITELERTNTALQQAHDENAALHAQLLLQAREAGVADERRRLAAEIHDTIAQGLTGIIAQLQVVANAPDLPTARTHLDRASALARHSLGEARRSVHNLAPVALANDGLPEALNKTVAEWGERTGVRAEFTVTGTPEHLHDEVSATLLRIVQEALSNAARHARATRVGVTLSFLGDEVILDIRDDGQGFDPLAVPDRTRTGGFGLDGMRARAERIAGSLTVESEPGHGTALSARVPLVRHDS; from the coding sequence ATGACGAACACCGTGCCGCAGGAGCCCCGGGCCTCCTTCGACAGCTGGGGGCCCTATGCGCTGCTGGTCGCCGGTGTCGTCGCGGCGGCGGTCTCCGCTCTCCCGGTCGGCATGGGCCGCTCCGCGATGGCCGCCTCGGCCGTACTCGTTGCCGCGGGTGCCCTGCTGCAGGTGTGGTGGGGGAGGGTGAAGCGGAGGCAGCCGGGCCCGAGCCGGACCGGCGTGTGCTTCTACTTCCTGCGCTGGGCCCTCGGATTCGTGCTGACCTGGCTCAACCCGTTCTTCGCCTTCTACGCGGTGACCGGCTACTACACCGCCGCCCGGGAACTGCCCAGCCGACTGGTGATGCCCGGTCTGCTCCTGACCGCGATCACCATGGCCGGCAGCGAGGTGGGCGGCATGCCGCCGCACGGGCTGCTCCTGTGGACCGGCTTCTTCCTCGTCCTGGGCCTCAACATGGGCCTGGTCAGCGTGTTCACCCGGTTCGCCCTGCAGGAGCAGGAGCGCGCCCGCGTCCAGGCCGAGACCATCACCGAACTGGAGCGCACCAACACGGCGTTGCAGCAGGCCCACGACGAGAACGCCGCCCTGCACGCCCAACTCCTCCTCCAGGCGAGGGAGGCCGGCGTCGCCGACGAACGCCGCCGCCTCGCCGCCGAGATCCACGACACCATCGCCCAGGGCCTGACCGGCATCATCGCCCAGCTCCAGGTCGTCGCGAACGCCCCCGACCTGCCCACGGCCCGCACCCATCTCGACCGCGCCTCGGCCCTCGCCCGCCACAGCCTCGGCGAGGCCCGCCGCTCGGTGCACAACCTCGCGCCCGTGGCGCTGGCGAACGACGGACTGCCCGAGGCCCTCAACAAGACGGTCGCCGAATGGGGCGAACGCACCGGCGTCCGCGCCGAGTTCACCGTCACCGGCACCCCGGAACACCTCCACGACGAGGTCTCGGCGACGCTGCTGAGGATCGTCCAGGAGGCCCTGTCGAATGCCGCCCGGCACGCACGGGCCACCCGCGTCGGCGTCACCCTGTCGTTCCTGGGCGACGAGGTCATCCTCGACATCCGCGACGACGGTCAGGGCTTCGACCCGCTCGCCGTCCCCGACCGCACCCGCACCGGCGGCTTCGGCCTCGACGGCATGCGCGCCCGCGCCGAACGCATCGCCGGTTCCCTCACGGTCGAGTCCGAGCCAGGGCACGGAACGGCCCTGTCGGCTCGCGTACCGTTGGTGCGCCATGACAGCTGA
- a CDS encoding Ig-like domain-containing protein, producing the protein MNVRPISGASVDARGRRTSRTSGGRGRKGQAALAGVLLLAVAACGGGGGSDSGSGDGKGKDSGTAQTQKSQAVVTIAPGDGAKSVDTSGALKVTAAQGKLTDVEVKDAKGNAVDGKISGDGASWTPSTHLAAATTYTVHAVAKDAEGLEAAKEADFTTLTPKNTFLGTFTPEDGSKVGVGMPFSIRFTRGITSPEDVEKAITIKTEPAVEVEGHWFGNDRLDFRPEKYWKPGTKVTVDLNLDGVEGRPGVYGEQDKKVSFTIGRNQVSVVDVKTKKMKVTQDGKVIKTIPVTTGKPGYDTWNGQMVMTEKFVETRMNGDTVGYDGEYDIDDVPHATRLTDSGTFIHGNYWGGGAFGNYNASHGCIGLRDVKGAWDGGTPAAWFFNHSMIGDVVVVKNSNDATVAPDNGLNGWNMSWEKWKA; encoded by the coding sequence TTGAACGTGCGGCCGATATCGGGGGCGTCGGTTGACGCGCGCGGGAGGCGAACGAGCCGAACGAGTGGCGGGCGTGGGCGCAAGGGGCAGGCGGCATTGGCCGGGGTGCTGCTGCTCGCGGTCGCCGCGTGCGGCGGGGGCGGTGGCTCGGACTCGGGGTCCGGCGACGGCAAGGGCAAGGACTCCGGCACGGCGCAGACCCAGAAGTCGCAGGCGGTCGTGACCATAGCGCCGGGTGACGGCGCCAAGTCCGTCGACACCAGCGGCGCGCTGAAGGTGACCGCGGCCCAGGGCAAGCTGACGGACGTCGAGGTCAAGGACGCCAAGGGCAACGCGGTCGACGGCAAGATATCCGGGGACGGCGCCAGCTGGACGCCGTCCACGCACCTCGCCGCCGCCACGACGTACACGGTGCACGCGGTCGCCAAGGACGCCGAGGGTCTGGAGGCGGCCAAGGAGGCCGACTTCACCACCCTGACGCCGAAGAACACCTTCCTCGGCACCTTCACGCCGGAGGACGGCTCCAAGGTCGGCGTCGGAATGCCGTTCTCGATCCGCTTCACCCGGGGCATCACCAGCCCTGAGGACGTCGAGAAGGCCATCACCATCAAGACCGAGCCGGCCGTCGAGGTCGAGGGCCACTGGTTCGGCAACGACCGCCTCGACTTCCGTCCCGAGAAATACTGGAAGCCCGGCACGAAGGTCACGGTCGACCTCAACCTCGACGGCGTCGAGGGCCGCCCCGGCGTCTACGGCGAGCAGGACAAGAAGGTCTCCTTCACCATCGGCCGCAACCAGGTCTCGGTCGTCGACGTGAAGACCAAGAAGATGAAGGTCACCCAGGACGGCAAGGTCATCAAGACCATCCCCGTCACCACCGGCAAGCCCGGGTACGACACCTGGAACGGCCAGATGGTCATGACCGAGAAGTTCGTCGAGACCCGGATGAACGGCGACACCGTCGGCTACGACGGTGAGTACGACATCGACGACGTCCCGCACGCCACCCGTCTGACCGACTCCGGCACCTTCATCCACGGCAACTACTGGGGCGGCGGCGCCTTCGGCAACTACAACGCCAGCCACGGCTGCATCGGCCTGCGCGACGTCAAGGGCGCCTGGGACGGCGGCACGCCGGCCGCGTGGTTCTTCAACCACTCGATGATCGGCGACGTGGTGGTCGTGAAGAACTCCAACGACGCGACGGTCGCTCCCGACAACGGCCTGAACGGCTGGAACATGTCGTGGGAGAAGTGGAAGGCGTAG
- a CDS encoding response regulator transcription factor, which produces MTADVPRETPISVLIVDDHPVVRDGLRGMFDSAPGFTVLGEASNGVEAVEKATALDPDVVLMDLRMPGGGGVEAIAHLARTGARAKVLVLTTYDTDSDTLPAIEAGATGYLLKDAPRDELFTAVRAAAEGRTVLSPAVASRLVSAVRAPKAPGNEPLSAREREVLALVARGTSNREIARELFISEATVKTHLTHLYAKLGVKDRAAAVATAYDRGILG; this is translated from the coding sequence ATGACAGCTGACGTGCCTCGAGAAACGCCGATCTCCGTGCTGATCGTCGACGACCATCCCGTCGTACGGGACGGTCTGCGCGGCATGTTCGACTCCGCGCCCGGATTCACCGTGCTCGGCGAGGCGTCGAACGGCGTCGAGGCGGTCGAGAAGGCCACCGCCCTCGACCCGGACGTCGTCCTGATGGACCTGCGCATGCCGGGCGGCGGCGGGGTCGAGGCGATCGCCCACCTCGCCCGCACCGGAGCCCGCGCCAAGGTCCTCGTGCTGACCACGTACGACACGGACTCCGACACCCTCCCCGCGATCGAGGCGGGCGCGACGGGCTATCTGCTCAAGGACGCCCCGCGCGACGAGCTCTTCACGGCGGTCCGGGCCGCCGCCGAGGGCCGAACCGTCCTGTCCCCGGCGGTCGCCTCCCGTCTGGTCTCCGCGGTCCGTGCGCCCAAGGCCCCCGGCAACGAGCCGCTCTCCGCACGCGAGCGCGAAGTGCTGGCCCTGGTCGCCAGGGGCACCTCCAACCGCGAGATCGCCCGCGAACTGTTCATCAGCGAGGCGACCGTGAAGACCCATCTCACCCACCTGTACGCCAAGTTGGGCGTCAAGGACCGCGCGGCCGCGGTGGCGACGGCGTACGACCGGGGGATCCTCGGCTAG
- the glgX gene encoding glycogen debranching protein GlgX has protein sequence MSSAAEQEAVAEAVAAEEGRPAAVVNGAQRKAPAVPVWPGTPVPLGARFRVGPDGVAGTNFALWAGGAEAVELCLFDEEGKETRAKLTELTHEIWHGFVPGVMPGQRYGYRVHGRWDPWTGGRWNPAKLLLDPYARAVDGDFSLPPEVYGHVRDWPQQHVADTVRDDRDSAPYVPKGVVVHDDDDWADDRRPKTPWADSVIYEVHVRGFTELHPGIPEELRGTYAGLAHPAAVEHLVKLGVTAVELLPVHQFAHEDHLLRKGLRNYWGYNSIGYFAPHAAYAASGTTGQQVGEFKRMVRALHEAGIEVILDVVYNHTAEAGELGPTLSLKGIDNRGYYRLQSDARRYADYTGCGNTLHVVQPHVLRLITDSLRYWVTEMGVDGFRFDLAAALARSMHDVDMLSPFLAVIAQDPVLRRVKLIAEPWDVGSGGYQVGAFPPLWTEWNDRYRNAIRDYWRGALPDVRDLGYRLSGSSDLYAWGGRRPYASVNFVTAHDGFTLRDLVSYERKHNEANGEGNRDGSNDNRSWNCGAEGETDDERVRALRRRQLRNLLTTLLLSTGVPMLVAGDELGRTQRGNNNAYCQDNEISWLDWGLLEDPGWKALFDLTSRLIELRHRHPVLRRRAFFSGRAHSADGLRDLAWFTLRGTEMTERDWYAPAATLGMYLSGRDIPGRDERGAPILDDSFLAVLHAGDRPVSFVLPGPPWAERYEVVVDTSREEQGEAPGVEHRAGAAITVPARAVLLLKVVG, from the coding sequence GTGTCGAGCGCAGCCGAGCAGGAGGCGGTGGCCGAGGCGGTCGCCGCTGAGGAGGGGCGCCCGGCCGCCGTCGTGAACGGCGCGCAGCGCAAAGCCCCTGCCGTGCCCGTATGGCCGGGCACGCCCGTGCCGCTCGGCGCCCGCTTCCGGGTCGGTCCGGACGGGGTGGCGGGCACCAACTTCGCGCTGTGGGCGGGGGGAGCGGAGGCGGTCGAGCTGTGTCTGTTCGACGAGGAGGGCAAGGAGACTCGGGCCAAGCTGACCGAACTGACGCACGAGATCTGGCACGGCTTCGTGCCGGGCGTCATGCCGGGGCAGCGCTACGGCTACCGGGTGCACGGCCGCTGGGACCCGTGGACCGGCGGCCGCTGGAACCCGGCGAAGCTGCTCCTCGACCCGTACGCGCGCGCGGTGGACGGCGACTTCAGCCTGCCGCCGGAGGTGTACGGGCATGTCCGCGACTGGCCCCAGCAGCATGTCGCCGACACGGTGCGCGACGACCGGGACTCGGCGCCGTACGTCCCGAAGGGTGTCGTCGTCCACGATGACGACGACTGGGCGGACGACCGCCGGCCGAAGACGCCGTGGGCCGACTCGGTGATCTACGAGGTGCACGTCCGGGGCTTCACCGAGCTGCATCCGGGGATTCCCGAGGAGCTGCGGGGGACCTACGCCGGACTGGCGCACCCGGCCGCCGTCGAGCACCTCGTCAAGCTGGGCGTGACGGCGGTGGAGCTGCTGCCGGTGCATCAGTTCGCGCACGAGGACCATCTGCTGCGCAAGGGCCTGCGCAACTACTGGGGCTACAACTCCATCGGCTACTTCGCCCCGCACGCCGCGTACGCCGCCTCCGGTACGACCGGTCAACAGGTCGGCGAGTTCAAGCGGATGGTCCGTGCCCTGCACGAGGCCGGGATCGAGGTCATCCTCGACGTCGTCTACAACCACACGGCGGAGGCGGGCGAGCTGGGCCCGACGCTGTCGCTGAAGGGCATCGACAACCGGGGGTACTACCGGTTGCAGTCGGACGCGCGCCGGTACGCGGACTACACGGGCTGCGGGAACACGCTGCACGTCGTCCAGCCGCACGTCCTGCGGCTCATCACCGACTCCCTGCGGTACTGGGTGACGGAGATGGGGGTGGACGGCTTCCGCTTCGACCTGGCGGCCGCGCTGGCCCGCTCCATGCACGACGTCGACATGCTGTCCCCGTTCCTGGCGGTCATCGCGCAGGATCCGGTGCTGCGGCGGGTAAAGCTGATCGCCGAACCGTGGGACGTGGGGTCGGGCGGATACCAGGTGGGCGCCTTTCCGCCGCTGTGGACGGAGTGGAACGACCGCTACCGCAACGCCATACGGGACTACTGGCGGGGCGCGCTGCCGGACGTGCGGGATCTGGGGTACCGCCTCTCGGGGTCGAGCGACCTGTACGCGTGGGGAGGGCGGCGGCCGTACGCCTCCGTGAACTTCGTGACGGCGCACGACGGTTTCACGCTGCGGGACCTGGTGTCCTACGAGCGCAAGCACAACGAGGCGAACGGGGAGGGCAACCGGGACGGGTCGAACGACAACCGGTCCTGGAACTGCGGGGCCGAGGGCGAGACGGACGACGAGCGCGTCCGGGCGCTGCGGCGACGGCAGTTGCGGAACCTGCTGACCACCCTGTTGCTGTCGACGGGCGTGCCGATGCTGGTCGCGGGTGACGAGCTGGGGCGCACCCAGCGGGGCAACAACAACGCGTACTGCCAGGACAACGAGATCAGCTGGCTGGACTGGGGGCTGCTGGAGGACCCGGGCTGGAAGGCCCTGTTCGACCTGACCTCCCGGCTGATCGAGCTGCGGCACCGACACCCCGTGCTGCGCCGGCGGGCCTTCTTCTCCGGGCGGGCACACTCGGCCGACGGCCTGCGGGACCTCGCCTGGTTCACTCTGCGCGGCACGGAGATGACGGAACGGGACTGGTACGCGCCCGCCGCCACGCTGGGCATGTATCTGTCCGGGCGGGACATCCCGGGCCGCGACGAGCGGGGGGCGCCGATCCTCGACGACAGCTTCCTGGCCGTCCTGCACGCCGGGGACCGGCCGGTGAGCTTCGTGCTGCCGGGGCCGCCGTGGGCGGAGCGGTACGAGGTGGTCGTCGACACCTCGCGGGAGGAGCAGGGGGAGGCGCCGGGGGTGGAGCACCGGGCGGGGGCGGCGATCACGGTGCCGGCGCGGGCGGTGTTGCTGCTGAAGGTGGTCGGCTGA
- a CDS encoding putative leader peptide gives MRLPAAHRSAGVALVERRHVDLCRQSSAVCR, from the coding sequence ATGAGGCTTCCCGCGGCGCACCGATCTGCGGGCGTCGCGCTCGTGGAGCGACGCCACGTCGATCTGTGCCGGCAGTCCAGCGCCGTCTGTCGCTGA